Part of the Impatiens glandulifera chromosome 8, dImpGla2.1, whole genome shotgun sequence genome is shown below.
TTTCAGCCATATCAAAGTACATCGAAAAAAGCGACCCGTCggtctttttcaaaatgtacacTTCTACAATGATCCTATTGCGACTTGGAGAACCGACAGTTCTCCACTTATTCCCCCAGTATCTCGATAATGCTTCTCTAGACTTGTATCACTAgtaaaagataatatatctaCAGAGCGTTGTGGAACTGGCTGCAACGTTCATAGAACGCTTCTCTATGCACCTCAACTTGGAACGACCAGAAAAGAGgttgaaaatatcaaataagGAGAAAACTAGAAATTCTCTATATTCATCGAAAGATGGAAAGCTGACGCCGAGGAAATTGATTACCTTCCGAGCGAACAACGATATATCGATATATATTGGAAATCATTAATGGACGATATTCTGTTGAATTCACCATCAAAATCTtccaaaatatgaagaaattgataAAGCCTAACAATAATCTCGATGACACCATCGAGAAATAAGGGAGAGAGGTAAAAGCAATCAAAGTTACCCCACATCTAAGTCATTTCTTGATAAAGGAAAAGACAGAAGTACACTAGGTAACCAATGCCTGTTAGGAACGTACTTCTCAAAAGACGAGCCTAAGCAAGTTTGAGTTTATTTCGGCCTGAGGTCAACGGGCTTAGGCGCCTAATCAACGCGGGGATTGAACTCTCAGTAACACGTAGATTTCTTCGGTTAGGGAGGGTGTCTGACTATTTTTTCGGTCAAAAACTAGGCTAGGGAAAAATCCTTGGTTGGAAGGCAAACTTAATTGGTTTTCTCGGTCAAAAACCAAACCAAGGTAAAAAATCTCGGTCGTCTTCAACCTTCGACATTAGGGTCTATGCAGGTTTTGGGAATTTGCTACAAGCTTCCATCCTTCAATCCGAATATATGGGAATATTTGTTTACTCACatggagtttttttttatcatcatcaCAAGGTATTATTCAATTGGGAAGAGATTGAACAAAGCTTCAACAGTTCTtggataaaaaatgaatatttagttttaagCTTATAATTTGACATTTGGAGCTTACCAATAGTTTCCTTATACAGTTTAGAATTGATTTAAACCATAACATGAATACTaactatcaattaattataCCAATATaagaactaaaattttatttttatgagaaTTTTGGTTCTTAGGAAAACATGCCTAggattggtttgatttggtttgaaaaCACTCCTAACAATTTTAGAAATGTGTTAGGAAACCTTTTAAATCGCTTCTCAAGAACAGAAAcccgatttaaaaaaaaaaatcaaatttacgTACTTTTGATTTAGATTGATTCGTTCAAATTGATTTCAACATAAAACTTTGAAATAGTCAaataaaaaacttgaaaaattgAGCAATATTGAAGGTTAgttgaattgaaattaaaaaatttcaatttcaattcataAATTGGATTATAACATGAATTGAAACTTAAAGTGAGTTAGAGAACACTCTTAAACTCTTTAGAAAACTTTGTGATGATTCATAAACGAGTCTTAGATCTTTacacaaaaatttcaaaatcttaGAAAAAATTCTTTGGTGATCTTGTAGGAGTTTGGGGGCTTAGAATTCCGATCTTTGTCTTCGTCTTGGCCAGAGTaagctatttatagccttcCTAAGTCGGTTGAGAGAGTATGTAGATCGAATTTGAGACAAAAGGTGCCATTACtagttttgtttacttttgatCCACCTTATCCAGTTAAGTCATAATTGGGTCTATGCTCATAGATGAAATGTTAGAGTGATCATTTCAACTTTTGAATCAAGTTGTTTGATGGAGTATTGACCGAGTTctacttttgaaaaattaaaagttgCGGCTGATGTTCATCATATTtgtcgcgaggaagaagacgaTTTGAGgttgaaacgacgtcgtttcaggTCAAAGTGTGGACGTGCGTTTGGGCGTTACGTCCGCATTCCGTTAGCGTCCAACGGTTCATCCGCATTTGGCTAACTACGTTGGCCTTGGGCATCAGTTGACCCAATGCTACATAGAAGTTCGTGTTGTCCATTGTAGCGGACGACGCGGTTAACTGTGTCCATTGGATAATGTTTGGGCGCTCATTTGATGATTGTTTGATCTGCTAcaatcatctatatatatataatgatgcttaatttttaaagtgttcggattaccgggtcgagagttgtggttaatttggatttatatgtgagagtaaatggatacttgggtcgaattgtgggttgacccgcccagaaacttaaaacggttaaaaataaaattaaaattggtatagatatggttcaaacttgcaacctaacaaaacaagtacaaccatttaatcaactaaactaataacactttttattttaaattcatcaacaaattgatgaacgcgagacattttaataatataagttcaaatttttaactaattaatctatatatatatatatatataatgatgcttaatttttaaagtgtccggattgcctgGTCGAGAGtagtggttaatttggatatatatgtaagagtaaatgaatacttgggtcagattgtgggttgacccgcccataaacttaaaacggttaaaaataatattaaaaatgctataagtaggATTCGAACTTggaacctaataaaacaagtataaacctttatctatatatatatatataattatgcttaatttttaaagtttccggattgccgggttgagagctgtggttaatttggatatatatgtgagagtaaattgatacttgggtcggattgtgggttgacccgcccataaacttaaaacggttaaaaataaaataaaaaataatatagatatggtttgaacttgcaacctaacagaacaagtacaaccatttaaccaactagactaataacactttttattttaaattcatcaccaaatttgatgaacgcgggacattttaataatataagttcaactttttaactaactaatctatatatatataatgatgcttaatttttaaagtgtccggattgtcgggtcgagagctgtggttaatttggatatatatatgagagtaaatgaatacttgggtcggattgtgggtgacccgtccataaacttaaaacggttaaaaataaaattaaaaatgttataggtaggGTTCGAACTtggaacttaacaaaacaagtataaccctttatctatatatatatatataatgatgcttaatttttaaaatatcccgattgctgggtcgagagctgtggttaatttggatatatatgtgagagtaaattgatatttgggtcagattgtgggttgacccggccataaacttaaaacagttaaaaataaaattaaaaatactataggtatgattcgaacttagaacctaacaaaataagtataaccctttaaccaactaggctaataacactttatattttaaattcaacactaaatttgatgaacgcgttggttcatcaatagtttttaatcggtcgtaattctcttttgactctgcgctatagatttcactattattagtgagcaataatggaataatttcgtcatatttataaagataaaagacataattcatatggatatagtaagtctcgctTGAGCATtttaatggtagtctttacattttctctttcactcgtagtatgaGGAAAAAGTGGACTCTAgaggtcaaactaattgagttgagaatcaaactatatcaattgttttagagattgttctgcaatgtgagagtaaattgatacttgagtcggattgtgggttgacccgctataaacttaaaacggttaaaaataaaattaaaaatgttatcacatttttaccgtaatttttttcacggttttttatattactactcgtgcaaatgcacgggatacatgctagtttttttaatttcggCTACACTGGATCACGATCCTTTACTAGTATTgaagcttgtttgaaattgattttttcttcacttctttgtctttattttatcctataaaatatacaaaactattttaatagacataaatatttatattgtctattttttttatatatttttgcatcttttaaataattaatttgaatttaaaatggatagaatatttattctaaatttatttatttgagccCTCTTAAAATTAGTTTGAcataaaatgagtacaatatttatctttaaattatttattttgattttatcttaattttaattaattggaattaattggaattaattattataataattattttaattaattatttagttttgactttgattattttaaatttatttattaaaataataatttgaatttataaatttggatACTAAATTTTAATGATTACATTAACTAGGGATGGATCCATTAAAGGGGTAGGCTGGGCTTAAACTTAGTCCTACCTTGCCCTgtgtaatttttcttttaatatataatagtaagataaaaaatatatatatgttcagTCTTCCATGCTgctatgtaatttaattttttaatatataaagaggTTAAGTATTAGAGAGATGATAGATATTTATATAGGTTATttgaatattgattattttgGAAAAAGAAAGAGGTTACGAGtctaaacaattatttttaaagtttatttgatatgacttttttgaatattttttataaggttgtttgaatattaattatttgggaAAAAGAAAATGGTTGTGGcgaatctaaataattattttttaaaagtttgtttgatatGGTTATTTGAGTGATTTTTTATAAGGTTATttgaatattgattattaaaaaaaaaaggttgtgacaatctaaataattattttttaaagtttgttgATATGGTtatttaagtgttttttttttataatttatgggtattttttattttaaattttttattttgtttaaattcaaataatatttttcaatgaataattattatttttaaatatttaacaagGTACGGAGTTAATTTATGTTGGGGAGtccatatatatatgtattacgtcataattttttatattttttaatttaatttgtcttttagttttttaaatttatagaaaaataggctaaatttataattattcatgttattttttaagtttatcacattttttattttttaatccacACTAACTCAATTTCCTAGATCCGTAACTGACCAACCATCATTTTCATTGCTTGCATAAGCGACTTTTTGAGTGATTACACTAAGATGTCTGGAGAAGCCAAATATACAAGATCACATAGATTGTTGCGGCTAAATATGAATGTATATCTCATAAAAGATTTCATGTTTACTTATTTATTCTTGCTCTCAATcattccttttatatatatatatacatatataaataaaagatgagAGAACGAATgaagagataattttttttaatgttttcagCCCATCAATTTTGGGTTActcaattttattcttattcaCTCATCCAAAATTTTATCTgtatatacaaataaaacataaatagttcatatataaataagaactattttactaaataataaattacctCCTAAAAACGCATATGGGTTATCAtctcaataaataatatattaaactaaatttataataaaaatatttaggaATGACAAGTattgacttaaaaaaaaaaagaaaaaaaaaaaagtgtgaaaagagaataattttttttttattctctttctcaTTCTCAATTACAAATTCATCATtctattatttctcaaatttgatatgatttaaaaaatagtttttgaaatgattaaaatataaatagcaGCCTCCtcattgattgattgattaaatAGTTCACCATTTATTTATCAGATTCTCTGTAATTTCTGCTGCCAAGTCTTCGTCACATCTACCTGAAGTCAAGTAAGTAATCATGTCAGCGACGACGGCGTTGTGGCGGCCGCAGGAAGATGGCTTCAAGGAGATCTACGGCTTACTCGAACAGCAGATGTCTCCAACTTCCGATAAGCCTCAGATATGGAACCAACTTCAGCACTACTCTCAGTACCCAGATTTCAATAACTATCTTGTTTTCATCTTCGCTCGAGCCGAGGTATATCAATCAATCAGCTTCAATGCCTTTTTCTTGTCTGTTTGCCGATGATTTTGTTGGGGGGCGGCTGCCTTGGGAATTGGGATTCTGTTACTTgatattgaaattgaaattgattgcCTTTAAATTAAAGCTTCTGTTTTTATCTTTGAATCTGTAAGTTAATTATTGGGCATATTATCATACGCTGAGTATTGGGTTTTTTAAGTAGTAGTAATGGTTTTGGACAAAATCAGAGAAAGAACAGCATATGTAAATGAATGAATCTTCCCCAGGTTGTCTGGTACATGTCTGTACCTGATTGACCAACAAGTTTCTTAATTTTAAGGAGaaaaatctcatttttcttCTGTAATTTGAGAAGCCTATATAAAGTACTATGAAAACTTCTCCAGcttttcttttattcaaattttgaatatatgcTTAGTGATTACAAGTTTTGCTTACTTTTTTCTGCAATTGTGAGCTCCATCTTCATATTATAGTTTCTGTTTCTTTCCCTCAGTCTTATGATCAAAGTACTATGGAATTTACAGGGTAAACCATTGGAGCTTCGCCAGGCTGCTGGCTTGCTTCTGAAGAACAATATCAAACTTGCCTTTGAGGGCATGCTTCCTCCATACCAACAGTATATAAAGTCGGAATTGTTACCTTGTTTGGGGGTAGCAGATAGGAATATTAGGTCTACTGCTGGAAGTATTATAAGTGCACTGGTTCAGATTTCAGGGGTTCATGGATGGCCAGAGCTGCTGGACACACTTGTTAAATGCATTGACAGTAATAACTTGAATTTCATGGAAGGTGCTATGGATGCTCTTTCCAAGGTGTTATACATCTTCCggtcaaatatatatttctcttagtttctgtttttcttttctGATGGACAGTTGTTGTTAGCATACACAAATTTTCCTGTCATcctgtttatttattttttgaaacgAGGGTTTATTCCCTGGAAGAAGCTAGCACGTCCCCACCAGGGTTTGGAAACCAGGAATTGTCTTTTTCATGATCCCAtggtgattttgttttatttacttAACCTTCCTTACCCAGTGGTTGATGAAACTTCATGCAGATCTGCGAGGATGTTCCTCAAACACTAGATTCGGACATGCCAGGTTTAAATGAGAGGCCTATCAATGTATTTCTTCCTAGAATGTTGCAGGTACGAAGTTGTTCATTTAATTGATATACCTGACTGTGCGTTTCTTATGTTAACATCCTTTTTCACTTTAATTTTGTATGGCTCATTTACAAGCAGCTTTTCCAGTCAAGTCATGCAACATTGAGAAAACTTTCTCTGTCCTCCGTGAACCAGTACATTGTTCTAATGCCTCAAGTGAGTATTAtgttggatttttattttttacctgTTTCTAAGTTTATTACTTAGGAACCAAAGAACTCATCATGTGTTTATATGGTATTAAACTTCCATTATAGGTTTTGCACATGTCCATGGACAAGTATCTGCAAGGTTTATTCATGCTTGCCAATGACCCCATAGCAGAGGTTAGGAAGTTGGTAAGTCTTCTTTGCAGATTGATTTATATCTGTTGCAATACATTTTTCTTGTGTTTCATCATCTGATTCTTTTAATGCATCTATTCTTATGGTGATCAAGCCTACTCCTTCGGTTTTCATTAAgtcttttattgttttgtttaaatttcCTTTGTTTACGCATTATAGTCGCTTTCAATTAAGCTTCCTCATTATTATGATACTTTTGTGACTACTCTCAAACTGCATGTTCAAAAAACCATGTAAGATTTTATTATCTTGttcacatttatttttcatcttatGCAGGTATGTGGAGCATTTGTTCAGTTGATTGAAGTCCATCCACATATCTTGCAGGTGGGCTGCTTCTACTAATGTATCTCATCCTCAACCTGTAATAAAATTTGCTAATGCCTAATTAGCTTCCTACTGTTCCTGGATTTAGTCTTAACATGATTTAAAACTggaattgttttcatttttctcaatAACTTTAATATGTGCAATGTGTTCCCATATTTCTGCCTTTCTGATGTTCATTTTCTCTATGTGCAGCCACATTTGAGGAATCTAATTGAATACATGCTTCGCGTAAACAAGGATGCTGATGAGGAGGTTGCACTTCAAGCTTGTGAATTTTGGTAAATACTCCTTCAGTATATTGTTGCTTGATGTTATTCAGGGCTAGCCTTTAAGCTTAACTAAGAGTTGGATTAAAATTGGCAAGCTTAATCCTTGGTTAGcacaatttttgttttttgtttttgctgCGTGTATGTGAACTAGTGCAGTCAAGTCTTTCTCATTTGTGGAAACAAgcaaaataataactattttttttaaaaatcctaaTCAATGCAGTAGCCTTGACCATGTGTTTTTATGGTTCATTAATGCATCTGTTCAATTTGTGTTTGATCCTTAAATGAGTCATATAAGGCTGTATCAAGTCTTTATCATCTTTATCGCATAGATCCTTTAGGCACTTCCAACTTTCTGCACATCCTGTTATCTTTTCCCATGTTCCATGTTCTTTAGATTAGGTTATTTCCTCAACATTTCCTTTAGCTAATTGTCAATTTTGAAGTATACTCATTCTTATTGTCACAGGTCTGCTTACTGTGATGCTCAATTGCCTCCTGAAATCCTTAGAGAATTCATCCCACAGATAATCCCGGTATCATTCAAAGGCTGTTATTCATATTCTTTGTGTTGCTAATAACTGCTTAGACGAGGACAATATTCATTGTGTTCGTGTGATAAATATGCAGATTTTATTGTCAACCATGGTTTATGCTGATGATGATGAGGCAGTTAATGATGCAGAGGTTTGGGATCTTGATTATTATATCTTTCTTATCCCACttattagaataattttcattataattgaattaaatacaGGAGGATGGTTCTCAGCCAGATCGCGACCAGGTTCGGCTTCCAATACTTGGttgttcaattttattttaaattttgctAGATATCACTTTTCTGCATGACTTTTCAGTATTTGTCTTCTCAATACATGCCACCCCATGCAGGATCTGAAGCCGCGGTTCCATTCATCACGGTTTCATGGATCTGAGAATGAGGAAAATGATGTATGATTTCAATTTGCCTTGTTTTTATTGAACTTTAGAGCTAAATGGACATTCTTGTAATACATTCTGGTTTATACAAATCTTcccatttttttattgttatagaCATCATACATCCATTATCCCAATAATATTGAGTTTTGTTTTTCCAGGAGGATGATATAGTCAATATTTGGAACTTGAGGAAGAGCAGTGCAGCTGCCCTTGATGTATTATCTAATGTATTTGGAGATGAGATTTTACCAACTTTAATGCCTATAGTGCAGGTGACTTACACACATCTATTTTTGCTTCAGGAGTTAATTTTTGCAAGGTGTATATTTCTAGGAATTAGGAGCAATCATACAAATTACCAAACAACAATAAACTGGTTACCATATCATCATTTTGAAATACTTTGATTAAGTTGCAATTTAGCATTTAGGCTCTTATAGAACTGAGTCATGCTTTTTGGTTAGTTTTTGGTCTTACAGACCAGCCCAAAGAAACTCTCAAGTTATTAATGCTTAGCATTGTAGATTTTTCTTAATAACATATCTAATCTACTAATTAACAATATCCTGAATAAATTGTCAGTAAATGTCAACTGCACAGTGTGTCAAAATCTTACTAAACCGCCACAATATTGACATTTGATAGTTTGCTCTAACAGTGCagatacaatttttatattgtctgttgattattatatataataaatgaaaccATCAAACCAACccatactaattaattaattaagagactATAACATATCAATTAAATAGTATAAAGAATGAAATGAAGATAACACCATCCGCCAGTGGCTATAGCCACCATCATTTTGAATACAATAGAGGGGAGTtggaaagaaatataaattgaGAATTAGGTTAATCTAATTCAAACTTAAACTATACTGATCCCTTAATAGTAgcataacaaatataatatttatatactaataaaaattgACACTGTTTAAACATAggaaataatgataattatctTTATATAAATTGATCATTATCTTTAACATTCTCTCAATCGAAACGGTGCGACACAAACCATAAGCTTGTCAATAAAAGAATCTTCATCGTCTTAATTTTCTTCTTCGAAATTCTAAACAATAGAAATTCCATTGTTTCCCGCTCTTATGCGCCGTTTCTGCTCTTTAGGCTTGAATTTTTCTTGAAAGTTTTGATTTGGATATATGTCTCATGTCTCTTACCCTACCTCTACCTAAACAATGGTTGAATAATGTTGTAAGATTAAATATATCAAGTGATATATCTTTTTAATTCCGTTTACTTTTTGGATGTGCATAACTCACAAATTGTATGTACATAATCAATAGCATGTTTTGTTTTTTCCCAATTCTGCAGGTTAAGCTATCTTTGACTGACGATTTAGCTTGGAAAGACAGGGAAGCTGCAGTTTTAGCTCTCGGTGCCATATCTGAAGGGTGCATCAATGGCCTATATCCCCATCTACCGGAGGTATTTATGATCATTTTTTATGATACTAACTGGTATTTGAGAGTCAATTAACACTGAAAACATGTGTTGTCAAACTGGTATTAGGTGTTGCTTTTGTACCCAATTTGCTGGGGTCTGAGCGCTTCCAATTTTTTGTTGATGTTTATGTTACGAGCTAGGGAAAGAACAAGTGAGAATTGTGAAGACTTGGAGATTAGGAACTTAAAAATCAAAACCATAAttgcaaaataaaataacatatccCCTAAATCTACTTACTAATTGACTTAATGGACTAGGGCTACTAATTAAAagacattaattaaataataacaactcAAGGCCCATCCACCTGGTGCCCTAATTTTCCTCCAGGCGCAACATGGTTCTTTATCCTCTACTGCTTCCCTTTTCATCTGAACTGTTCGTTTATTTAGATACTAGGGCTGTGTTTTGGCCACTCTCATTTTGTAACAAGTTACTCTTATCTGTATATACCTGATGAACTATCGACAACAAATTTACTTGAATGACAATTTATGTTTAGCTGGAGAATTAGTGAGAATTGGCTACTGTATGCCGTGTTTCATTAATTGCACTCCTTCCTATAACTAGTCTCCTTATAACATTTTAGTTAACCTTGACATGCAGATTGTGACATTCCTGATTCCTTCTTTAGATGACAAGTTTCCTTTAATAAGAAGTATCTCATGTTGGACTCTCTCTCGTTTCAGCAAATTTATTGTTCAGGTACGAGTGCCTTgtattttactatatatatatatatatattattactttaaccAATAATGCTATACTTTCTTGTGATTTTGGATGTcagcaataaaaaaaatacaaagtgctgcatgaattttattttctataccCATGAACCATTATATAGTCTTGTATTCCTTGCCTTGAGTAGAtatgattattttgttttcctGTACCCATGTATTTTGCTCATTTTCTCTGTTTCACAATATTGGGGCACACACTTAACTTCTGTATGAGtccattttttcattttgtgaACATTGAACATGTCCAGGttcatattcttcatcttgagttGACATGTTTAATTTTCCATTCCCTGCAACCTTGTATTTATCTCATCAGTGTCTGTTTCGCAATGTTGGAGCGTAATTTTAGATCAATTGTATATATTTCTGTCTTGGCAGGGTGTTGACTATAAAGAAGGCCAAGAACAATTTGATAAAGTTCTTATGGGGCTTCTAAGAAGAATT
Proteins encoded:
- the LOC124912544 gene encoding transportin-1-like, producing the protein MSATTALWRPQEDGFKEIYGLLEQQMSPTSDKPQIWNQLQHYSQYPDFNNYLVFIFARAEGKPLELRQAAGLLLKNNIKLAFEGMLPPYQQYIKSELLPCLGVADRNIRSTAGSIISALVQISGVHGWPELLDTLVKCIDSNNLNFMEGAMDALSKICEDVPQTLDSDMPGLNERPINVFLPRMLQLFQSSHATLRKLSLSSVNQYIVLMPQVLHMSMDKYLQGLFMLANDPIAEVRKLVCGAFVQLIEVHPHILQPHLRNLIEYMLRVNKDADEEVALQACEFWSAYCDAQLPPEILREFIPQIIPILLSTMVYADDDEAVNDAEEDGSQPDRDQDLKPRFHSSRFHGSENEENDEDDIVNIWNLRKSSAAALDVLSNVFGDEILPTLMPIVQVKLSLTDDLAWKDREAAVLALGAISEGCINGLYPHLPEIVTFLIPSLDDKFPLIRSISCWTLSRFSKFIVQGVDYKEGQEQFDKVLMGLLRRILDDNKRVQEAACSAFATLEEEAAEELSPRLETILQHLMCAFGKYQRRNLRILYDAIGTLADAVGGELDNPVYLNILMPPLLAKWQQLSDSDKDLFPLLECLTFIAQALGGGFSQFAEPVFQRCINIIQFQLVAKANPIPSGPQHEKEFIVCSLDLLSGIAEGLGSGLESLVLKSNLRDLLLQCCMDDIPDVRQSAFALLGDLAKACPIHLHSHLSQFLDIAAQQLSISKLKETISVANNACWAIGEFAVKVRRDISPVVMNVISCLVPILQHAEELNKSLIENSAITLGRLAWVCPELVSQHMEHFMQPWCMALSMIRDDIEKEDAFHGLCALVRTNPSGALSSLAFMFRAVASWHEIRNEDLHNEVCQVMIGYKQMLGEEDWKKCMSSIDESVKDRLLKYQV